The genomic window AGTTCATATTTTTAATAATAGctgtgattttaaaaaaatttacaacCTCTAATAAGGTCAGACTGGTGAAACAACTAATTAACCTAATTATTATGGGAAATGCTAATGGCTCATTGTACTGAATTATGAACTTCCTATAATCAGGACAACATGAACCCACAACCAGagaaacataattatatgcatagaGATTACTGTATCAATATTATCTACTTACTACAGTTAATTTACTAATCACTGCTACATTTAATTATATGTACTTACTACTGCAGTTGATACATTTTGTTGATATGAGCTGATGACATGCATTGGCTTAGTATGTGCAGATCGACTAGCTAACTATGCATGCCACAAGTTTCTTTGGTAAAAACATATTCTTAGTCAAAATATATTAACATGTCTAATGTAAAGTGTGCTATACATGCTATGATTATTAATTGTTTACAGGATGCTATTATTTTACATTTGAAACAACAAATTGAAACGCAACATGATAACCATCCTCCTCCATATCGACAAAGACTAGTGTTCACAGATCCAAGTAAAGAATACCTTTTATAACACTTAGTTTTTAGTGTAATTTCAGTGCTTGTTATGTATAAACAGCTATGTATGTGGCTAAGGTAGCTTTCAACTAGTTGCACTATATTTAATCATGgtatatttattttttttagGCTCTAACAATCTGAAGTTAGAAGATCCTAATAGAAAACTGTCGTCATACAATGGGCTTATTAATGGTAGTACAGTGATAATGGTGATTCTCCCGTCCTTTGTTCTGTATGTGACTGGGCTAGATGGAACAATGCATGAGATAGAAGTACCTTCCTCTGACCCTCAGGTgaattgctctaatagaatatacttTTATGCTTTTATCAAGAGAAAATATAGTAGGGAGTATCAAAGTGCACTATAAGctatgaaaaatgagcccgtaaagtaatACATTTGTTTGATTTCTCTTGTACATCTGGGCAACCTCGTCAATCTGATTGCCCAAATTTAACATGTTACTAGTTCAAGGTGGGTACAGTGGTATGCATGGGATCTCAAAACTTGCTCTTACTAACACAGATACTGTAACTACATTCGATGATTTCGATCatgcaattatatgccatggccaaaaagttatgaagcttcaaggttaaaaaaaatgggtcaaattttgcgtgtgaaaaaaggtaccttttgcaaatctggtcacatatactcatttttgttttttatttgtttttatctgctttgccagttaggcactggagggcgaacaCTGGAGGCAGAGACTGTACAAGGCGTTACCACGAGCCAAGGAACCTAAGTGAAAATTGTTGGCTAaagtgaaatgggacaaatacctagaaggggatTGAAAAAATCCATCCCTAGCCTGACTTTGATCCACAGGCCACCCAGATACCAGCCAAACACCACACTCAGTGGTCAAACCAGGAGTCCAGCTAAGCAGGGGGAAGTtgttgtttttatctgctttaccagttaggcactggagggcgaacaCTGGAGGCTACTCTTGCTTTAACGTGTGTACATATATAACATACAGTGTATTAAACATTTTCACTACAATTAGCTTCTGCCTTTAAAATATAAAATGTTATGTATACCCCTACTGGGTAATTTCATACCTAGCTGTTCATGTGCTTAACCATTTTAGCATTGTGTGGTGACAATGGTCCACATTCTTGGCCCTTGTAAAAAGTATCATACATGCTTTAAAATGAAATAAACTTTTCAGTAGTACAGTGTTAGTTAAAATCAAGGCTAATGAATGCTGATTCACAGTTAATTTACTATGtgataatatcaagagtaaataatggagaagAGTGTATCTAACTCAGTATTAGTCCATTAAAAATGAGCCTGTAAAGTTCACAGTGCTAATTGTCCTGTATGACCACATTTTTAACAATATTCATTTTAAAGAAGCAGGTGTCAAAGGGTCAAAACTCACTAGGCTACTTTACaatgaataatattattgttaaaatgTGGTCATACAGGACAATTAGCTAGATAGCACCGTGATGGACTAATAGTGAGTAGGATACCCTCTTCTACATTATTTGCTCTTGATAATACGAATTAAGTACAAAATCTTGTAGAAAAGGAACTCATTAGGAAACCATTAGGAAACCATTAATCAATTATGAAATAGCACATTAAATAAATAAGCCACTATATATTGTCCCTAAAACATAATGCAAGGTAGTGGTAGTAGCTAATTGATCCAATTAAATCATACAATGGGCAAAAATCAAACGGTACGgcagtaccatttaagtagggatcaccctgaaaatttcaagcgttccacctttaaaaatcatcctagagacaatgaaaatcacctttacggaataatactagtccatataatacattaagtataacaaaacacttacaggtggcccgatatagatttttttttaattgccgAACCCGGATTTTAGTCACACTGCCTCACTgatcacagttgcaaggctagaggccaaatgaagcagtacacagccaccattttatgccacaataacaaactcaccagtgggatgtgccttttggggttccgacgagtgtagccCTTTGCGCCTTGGcttttctttcatcttcaatcaggctgcttgtcttcatcCACTGAAACCacatcaaggcattaattttccattctttcagcaacataattatatagatgccacaaaattatttcagagctagATTTCAAATGTGCTTCAGCCCCAGTGCTGCTGTAagtatatactagctagatatctgcaagttcaCGATTGGGCAATAGGTTCGCAACAatgcccatcaattaaagatctaggtggactaatagcgatataGTACAGAGACCACacttcttaacaatctagctgtttacttaacagtaaacaagatgacctcacacCTTATTGgtgctagctgcacacctcttggctgactagagatatactctaatacaccTCTAAGATTTTTTAAATAGAACtgattacaagttacattgtagctagctgtgctacaacaaaatactaaacaaactagtatttttttaaaattgatttaaaaatgaagtagggatttatgcaatataaagtagtgaaacaatagaggaatgatggtattacagcatagctcagtgggaaagtccctactttggcacattagctataacaattattttgctcaattaTAACAATTAATTTGCTAATTCAtctctactttttattgcatagatccctgcttcatttttacattaacaattaaaaaaaatactatactattgagCAGCTATACACTTCTTCAAGACTGAAGACTATTGATTTCAAGCATCAACATTCTAGAAGGCTGATTGTGAGAGTTGCACTTTGTATTAAGGTAAATTACAGGTGCTCTTTTAATCAATCGTAAGTCACAAATTCAATAGTCTATTGAGGTAGGACTTGTCTTAACATCAAGGTTTTAGTTTTGTCCTAAATCTGAACTATAGTCAGGTGGGTCACACATATTAAATTAATTTCCAGATTAGGGTATCTCTATCAAACTGTTTGTCACAAGTCTTTAAGGGTCATGTTTGTTTCTGTGGTAGCTATCCATTTGCAAGGGCCAGTGTACCTCACAAAGTAATATTGTAGCATTTATTGTCATGCTGTTAAAGCATGTTAAtgtattggtatttttatttaGAAATTTTCAGTTGCTGATCTTATACCTGTAATACAACAAAAGATTCAGCAGAGTCTGTCACAATGTCAGGTGTTATATAACAATGAGCCACTTGAGAAAGTGAGACATGGAAAGGCAATGACTCTCAAGGATCATGGTATAAGGTCTAGCTCTACCCTCATTGTGACTAAACTTGGAATTACACTAAATGTTATTAATCCACAAGTGAGGATACATTTACGAGTGGTTATTTATAAGATTTTTGCCTTGACTGAGACTCTTTTTATTTTACTAGGTTGATCTTTGCTTCTTGGTGGACTGCACTGGATCAATGGGATCCCATATTGATTCTGTGAAAAACTGTGTGAAGAAAGTCAGAGATGATTTGGTCCAGCAGTTTCAGGGTTGTGATATCCGGTTTGCATTTGTGAGGTATACAGATTATGATCAACCCCAAAGCAGTAGAACCACTCACATTGACTTTACAAAGTTAGTCTTTATGCACATTCTGTATGCATGTAATTAGATTAATAAATCAAATAGATCAGTGTACAGGTAAAATATTGCAATTGCATGTGCATGATAGCTATTGAATGAAGTAGATAAATAATTTCTTTTCAACTGTCCATATTTCCATCATGGTGTTTTCTCATCATCCTGCTATTCTGGGGTTTTGATCACGAGCTTACACATGATTTTATTCATCCTTTACAGCCATGGTGTAGAGAGAAAATATTGCACTTATAGGTCATCCCTTTGGGTAAAGTATGTATGTGTTCAATAATACCATATGCCTGGTCACGAAATTTTGTGCTAATGTATTGTGAGATTCTGTACAAAATCAAGCTCTGCAAACATCTATTTTTTCCTATCTGTGGTATAGAAATGCAAGACCAATGTGACCACTCTATCTCTAATACTTGTTTCTTAAATATGGTACTAGATCTGCCCTTGTTTATGGTATTGTTGTAATGCCTAAATATGCATTACATATTACAGTATGGTATACATCAGTGTACAAAGGTATTACTAATTTGCTATTAGTACAGGCAATGTACCTAGTTCATTAGGTATAGCACATTGGTTTGATTGAGATGTACTGTGTGATTATTTTTTACAGGAACCAATCTTCTTTTTACAATTTTGTTAATGCAATCAGTGCTGATGTGGGAGTAGGGGGTGACAGTGCAGAAGATGTTATGGGAGGACTACAAGCAGCATTCAGCAACCTTTCGTGGGGTGATAAAAAAGTCTGCAAGGTAAACAGTCAAATCTTTCGTGCACATTATTTAGTACAGTAGCAATAAATAACAGGAATCACAAAGATTTACACTTTTCTACCAAAATATTGATCAGATACTACCCTTGAAAACTACATTTGTTGGTGTATTGGTTAACTATGTAATGCTGAAAATGGCTCAAAACAAACCAAGtgagttgctatggaattttaaaatccTCAGAAACTATATAGAGAAACTTTTATGCTGATTGACATATTGACTCACTGATATTGTGTCACCAAGTATTTTGAGAAGTGACTTTTGGCATGATGAATAAAGAATACTTTTGTACATATCTCAtcacacagtacagtagtactgacCAAGAAGGTCCAAAAAATAATATTGACCAAAACCAGCATTTAAGGCAtattggcagcattggttatgCCCAGAAGCATTAGTGTAGCCACAATGCTTCCAAAAGCTacaaattctttttttttttgcttagtGAAATTTTGACTGACTAACTATTTGATTCCTTCAGATGTATACATagctaagactacaggcttgatctTTTTGATGCTAGAGATttcttcagcccaacaggtgacTTTTGGCCTGCTGCACTACTTGTAATATGGACTAACCTTTGTTCTTCTTGTCCCATTtcattattgcaattgttcatTTGTGCTAATGCACCATGGCTTCGTGTTGTTCATATAAGAAATCATCCACAATTGACACACTGTGCCCCCAAAAGTCAAAGTGAGTAGATGGGTTGTAGGCTATCATTCTCAAGTGTAGAAGGCAGAACTAAGTCGAAAACTATGTAAAACAGCAATAGtatatagcttattgtaatGATTGGTACAGGGAGTTACAACTTCATATGTCTGAcatcattctttcttttgttgTAAAGTTCACTAATAGTGTAAGAGAAAAATTGGAATTTGCAAGCTAGCAGGGatcatttgaagaaaaatgtGCTTAAACAAGAGGGATCATCACTTGAATTGCAAATTTAACCCTGCTTTAGCCATATATACTGGTTTATTGGAGCTAAAGAAGAAATATACTTGCACTTCAGGTCATGTTTAAGCACTTGTATTTTAATGATCCCTATACTAGTTTGCAATTTCCTGTTTTCCTTACAATTGTTAGCATACAGTCAGTTATTTTGCTCTATACTATCCTGACAGTGATATGCTCATTCATGTATGTAACTTCAGGGTGAACTTTGGTGCACATGTGTGAGTTATTTTTCTTCAGTATTTGAATTACAGTAAATCGGATTAGGTGTAGGGATGTCTGCATGCATGTTCAAAAGGAGGAGGAATAGGCAGTGCAAGAGACATGGCTGGATCAATACAAACTCACTAAGTTGGTTTCCAACATTGAAAGGGAGTATGATACAAATGTAGTTATTTGTCTGTGCAACCATGTTATGAAGTTGATATAAAGAAATACATATTAGGTATGAAAATCAATGTACTTAACCATGGGACTAAGCACCTATGTAGAGCAGCAATAGTGCACACATGAAAGCACTACACTAGGATTTAGTCTATTATATATTTGTCTCTTAACTACTACCATGTTTATCCTTTCTCATGCATTTTAGCTGTTGTAACATTGCTAAACAATAGGCCTTGGCCGatttatgctgacataatttaaagcataataggtgacgaaaagcatcaagcataatgccagcataataaggacgatatttgaaattttaattaaaatgcgcaatatGCGTGCCTGAAAGAAAGTAAATAATCACTGTCAATgatattattagtgcatttaatatttaaaaacacgtaatgtaactattaaaccgtttctttgttggttattcacacttgcagaaataagatcgagatactctaatagagcagtcactctaatacagcagtcaggaaaggctgatatactctaataaaacagtcagttctagagcataatcttgatttttaAAGCATAGTttagagcataataggcttaattttgagcaatgctcaaaagcatagtaggtaaaattttgggcataataggccggggcCTACTAAACAAACCAGAGCGGGGTACTACATTAGCACCATGGAGGTATACTTACAAACAGCATACAGTAGTTAGAAAATAGTATGCATAAAATCATTTGATCTTTAGGAGAAAATGAGGTCTTAAAATCACTAAGATACCTCTGGAAAGGTTCTCTAAAATGGTTAGAGACCTCCTACATAGCAGATAGGTATCTCCAGTTGAGGGAGTCAACACACAGTACACCTCTCTATAATGGTCGCTGATCTGCCTCCCTCAGTAGCCACAGCAGATCAGTGAGCTTTTTTTATAGATAACAATGTGGAAATTAAGTGCACTAATTTGTAAGTCAGTTAGAGATCACCCACTCAGATCTTCATGGCTTTAAGAATCCTTAGCTTTGCCTTGGGTTTTTAAAATCACGAAGATCCTTGTAGGTCTCTAACCATAACTTAAATAACAGTGTTAACAGGGCTGAGTTGCTAATTAGGTAACATTTATTGTGCTGTGGCGCATGAatggtaacaccaggcaacagttttttttgttaacGTATAGTAAGCTATTGCATACTGATGAGTACATTATCCCTTTGGTTATGTATGGTAGGTCATGGTACATATTGCTGATGCTCCTTGTCATGGTTCTCAGTACCACAATGATGTAAATGATAACTACAAATCGGGTGATCCAGCTGGTATAGGTCATGAACAAATGATGGCTAAGGTAGTTGAACATGATATCTAGTATTGGTTTGGCTTCATTAAAGCTGACATgacaaataagatgatatcagTTTTCAATAAATCACTACAACAACTTAGTAGTCACCGACTCTTAATCCGCCAAATTGAAGCCATAGACCCCAAGGTGATGGGAGATGCTGTAAACAGGTAGCGAACATTATTCAGTGATATAATGTGTATCTGTGTACATAGTCTGCAACACTATAACACTGTGGTTGATACAGTATATATTCATGCGAGCCTTAGTTTTATCCACTGCTACCCTATTTGCTTTTCTGAgcttacatgtacagtatgagCCTGTGAAGACATATGATGTAATTGAAATTACTGTacaacacacactcacacaagtGTACAAAGCAATGTATTGACTATAATATTGTGCTAATGAGACACAGGTAGCTATAAAGTCAACAGCAATGGTACAGTTTTCACAGTATGGATAGCTTGTGTGGTCATGGCTTTGGCCAATTATAGGGCCAATCATGACTTTCGTATAGTGCCATATAGGCATACACAAACCAAATTCAAGACCATCCTGCAGATAAAGGGAAGAAGCAAATTTTCTCAACTTATAactttttgttttgttgcaaaAATGATGCAAATATCCCAGGGAAAAATATCTTGCAAGGTTTCcaagattcttgcaagaaaagggacATTTTCAGTGCAAGATTCTTGATTTGCAAGATACTTGCAAAATTTGTGCAAGTTtcttgcaagattcttgcatgCAAGAGTCCTGTGCAAaattcttgcaagaaaagggacattttcagtgcaagattcttgcaagctTGCAAGATTAGTGTACGTTTCTTGCAAGAACAGTGCAAGAATCTTGCACTGCAAAT from Dysidea avara chromosome 2, odDysAvar1.4, whole genome shotgun sequence includes these protein-coding regions:
- the LOC136246804 gene encoding alpha-protein kinase vwkA-like isoform X2, with protein sequence MASSWTINVKGITGQTTRVNVTNGPDAIILHLKQQIETQHDNHPPPYRQRLVFTDPSSNNLKLEDPNRKLSSYNGLINGSTVIMVILPSFVLYVTGLDGTMHEIEVPSSDPQKFSVADLIPVIQQKIQQSLSQCQVLYNNEPLEKVRHGKAMTLKDHGIRSSSTLIVTKLGITLNVINPQVDLCFLVDCTGSMGSHIDSVKNCVKKVRDDLVQQFQGCDIRFAFVRYTDYDQPQSSRTTHIDFTKNQSSFYNFVNAISADVGVGGDSAEDVMGGLQAAFSNLSWGDKKVCKVMVHIADAPCHGSQYHNDVNDNYKSGDPAGIGHEQMMAKMISVFNKSLQQLSSHRLLIRQIEAIDPKVMGDAVNRSVMGSIYGAEAARKAKQKSYNLNPNIPEWGPMPELQGKKTSAPPHKSMEDLQKGLTINPPSVNISFKCAPDPFAEGEECLVYHGYDVTGKRKVVLKKYKREGQEFNSLDCYIRELKVRTIVNTYVQSFNDDKLKPSTAIQVSVHPVEIIQCQGSQQVYMLESFLSGNIEKYNNNAGIASCKAEESDMMQAFSHYSWVKSGKSLLICDLQGVKSYSIVILTDPAIHSMTPGCYGFTDHGESGIKRFVKTHKCGQFCMQMGLNHQLP
- the LOC136246804 gene encoding alpha-protein kinase vwkA-like isoform X1, coding for MASSWTINVKGITGQTTRVNVTNGPDAIILHLKQQIETQHDNHPPPYRQRLVFTDPSSNNLKLEDPNRKLSSYNGLINGSTVIMVILPSFVLYVTGLDGTMHEIEVPSSDPQKFSVADLIPVIQQKIQQSLSQCQVLYNNEPLEKVRHGKAMTLKDHGIRSSSTLIVTKLGITLNVINPQVDLCFLVDCTGSMGSHIDSVKNCVKKVRDDLVQQFQGCDIRFAFVRYTDYDQPQSSRTTHIDFTKNQSSFYNFVNAISADVGVGGDSAEDVMGGLQAAFSNLSWGDKKVCKVMVHIADAPCHGSQYHNDVNDNYKSGDPAGIGHEQMMAKMISVFNKSLQQLSSHRLLIRQIEAIDPKVMGDAVNRSVMGSIYGAEAARKAKQKSYNLNPNIPEWGPMPELQGKKTSAPPHKSMEDLQKGLTINPPSVNISFKCAPDPFAEGEECLVYHGYDVTGKRKVVLKKYKREGQEFNSLDCYIRELKVRTIVNTYVQSFNDDKLKPSTAIQVSVHPVEIIQCQGSQQVYMLESFLSGNIEKYNNNAGIASCKAEESDMMQAFSHYSWVKSGKSLLICDLQGVKSYSIVILTDPAIHSMTPGCYGFTDHDESGIKRFFKTHKCGQFCIQMSLNHQLP